GGTGGTTTGTCTCGTTTTTAGCTTCGCTGAGGGTCAAAAACTGCGTCCCAAAGGCAGAAATGTGTGCAAAGTTGCTGGGTAAGAGCTTCGCGTGAACGGCTCATTTGAATGATGGCGGAAAACAacgcacttttttttctttttcttttttaactttcTTCCTCTGTGTTTTGTCATGGTTCTGCAAAACTACCAATTTGCATAACATTTCAAGTGTGAGCGTTTCTACTTTGTGGCGCAAATGTGTTTGTTCAACTCCAACACGAGCTTTCACTTGTGAGTTGAAACACTCGGTTGTTTGAAACTCAAAAGTCTTTTATTTGCTGTATTTTATTTAAAGCGCTTTATTTCGAGCGGTTTTTCCACAGTCCAGTTGATCGCtgtagcagcggcagcagcggctgcaggaggaggaggaggaggagtccgTTGCTTGCAGCGGTTTTACGGACAGATGTGTACATCTGCGTGGAGCCGTCTTTTCGTTGTACGACAGGGGGGGGCGCTGTTGTTAATCCAGCGAGAAAAACGATAGCGTTTTCCAAGTGTTGCAATGACGCCGCCAAATCATTTCACACCCCTCCAACCCATTTGACACGTGCTCGTTGTAAAAATGCTACTTCTAGCTGTTTCATGACATAGAGATTGATTGTGATGACCCACCAAGCTTGACTTTTTGCCCCACATATTTGAGTCCTCACTATTTTGGGTTTGCTTTGTGTGGTTATTTCCAGCACAGGCCTGTCCCACTTCACCACCTCTCTCTCGTTTGTCATCTTGCCCTTCTATTCTATGGCTGCGCCCGCCACTCTCGGCTAACTTATTTTCTCCGCTGCACCCGTTATAGTATGTTCTTTATTTGCTCTGACCGCAGTCGAATGAATGGGGGGAAGCAGTTAAGCGTTTATCATCACATGTCAGCGTTTCCAGGGCCACGTCTTTGCCTTGTTACAAAGTCAACTGTTGAATGTCAACGATGCCTTCAGCACTCACTGGACCCTCTGGCTCCATATGGGAACGCTTGTGACGAGTGAAACATTGATATAGGGAAAgcggtttgttttttaatcactaAAACAGCCATCAAGGGTGTTTTATTTGAACAAATTGTCTTTTCACTCTAAGCCAGGACGTAAAATACGTCCTCCAAAATGGAAGACTAAAGAATAGCACCCAGGTTAAAAGGTCAGCAAGGGTCAACCGTGTACACACACGTTTGTAGTAGTTTGTCATGATTTGGAATAGCGCACTTGCACAGAATAAGTCGAATCCAGGCACCATAAAGTCAGAGAGGCATGCTTCCAAAAAGTCCTCTTTCATTGCAAGGAAAAGCAAGCGGAGGTTGATCTTTACCACACGCCTATTTGTCAGAATTGAAAAAAACAGCGTCACTCCCTGCACGCTGACGCTGAAGCCAGCTGCCATCTTCAAACACTCAAGGGGCAGCCGATGCGTTGCAGAGGCCTCGCAAAGGTCGCTGTcgtgggaggaagaggagacaaaTCTGTCCTTTCCTGACAGAGCCCCAAAAAAATGGCAGCAAAGTGTTATATATTTAGACTCCTTCACTGTTTTCTCTCCAAAAGGTTAAAGAGGATGATAAACACAGAGAGAGAATTACTATTGGGAGGGTTTTTGAATGTGCCGTTCTGATTCCGACGTGCACTCTGAAATCAGCTGGGTCAAAAATAACCGCATTTGGGTCCAAAAAAGGGGCGGAGCCAAATTGTCAACGATTGACCCACAAACAAATTTTGTACAAAATTTTCTGGATGCTTTGTGGCttattcttttttattatttttgaccCAAAAAGTGTCGCATTCCCTTTTTCAGCCATATTGGgttatattcatttatttttaaaaaacttttTACACTGCATGATTGATATAATTGGACCACCATGGGCTCAGCATGTGCATCACACTGATAAGGCACGCCTTCAAGTGTTTGATCTCTCCAGATGTGAGCAAAAGAGTCGGGTGCGGTCGCAGCAAATGTCTGTATGTTTCACAACAGGTGCCTCATTAACCCCCGACCCTGACCCAACCCCCTCGCTCTTATTTACACTTTGGGAATTCTTTTGCAGGTCTCCGGGCTTGGTGTGCTGCAGCGGCTGGGCTCAGCTAGGAGATGAATGTCTCAAACGTATGTAGCAAGACCACGGAATGAAATGTATTGATTTATTATTCATATATCAGAGAAGCATGCTGTTAATAATCCTGCcaaatttaaatgattaaaaaatctcCCATGTACGTATATAAAACGAGGCTGAAAAATGAGTTGTACTtgtagcaattttttttcatgactcaACATCCCTGCGCTTCTGTCTCTAGTTTTATGATGAAAATATATGGCGGGCCGATAAAAATGCGCAACGTGCTACAAATAATCTCCAGCCCGACCAAACTGTGGACACCTCTGGCGTTGATGCAATCGGGACGTGTTTGAATAACGCAGCCGCTTTTTGTTTTCTCTAAGCTCTCTGCCAAGGCAACTTCACCTGTAAGGAAAACGAGGTGTGTGTCAGGCCTAACGAATGCCGCTGTCGTCATGGGTACTTTGGAGCGAGCTGTGACACAAGTAAGTCACCGTACACTACCTTGTCAATATTTTTTCCATTTACATTCATTCTGTATAAAAGTCCTAGGCCACTTTTGATTTTGGCTTAGGAGTCAGTAGTTAGCTTAGCTCGCTAACTGGCAGTATTATGCAATCAATTCTTGCCCAAAAAGTCTTTAAACAGTTAATGGCCTCTCCCACTTGACGTTTACTGTCAAAATAAACGCAAAACAAACAGgattgtgtatttaaaacaacctCAAGAAAGTTTGTTTAGCTTAATGCgaacaaacaatgcaaaagaGCAAAGACGGGCCAGCAAACCGAGTTGTCAACTGATGTATGTCTCCAAACAGAGTGTCCGGCCCAGTTTTGGGGTCCGGACTGCAAGGGCAAATGTAACTGTCACCCCAACGGTCAGTGTGACGACTTGACCGGCAAGTGCACGTGCAACCACAACCGCTGGGGGCCCAACTGCGAGAACTCCTGCATGTGCCAAAAGGGCAAATGCGACCAGGACACGGGCTTCTGCACGTGTCACCCGGGGGTCTGGGGCCCTCAGTGCAACAACAACTGCTACTGCAGCGTCAACTCCATGTGCGACCCGATGACGGGACGCTGCCTGTGCAGTCCCGGCTGGACGGGGCGGAACTGCGCCATCCAGTGTAACTGCAACAACTCGCCGTGCGACCAGTTCACCCAGCGCTGCCAGTGCCGAGAGAGGATGTGGGGCCCCAGATGCGAGCGCTACTGCCAGTGCGTCCACGGCAAATGCAACCCGGCGGACGGCTCGTGTACCTGCACGCCGGGCTACCGTGGCAAGTTTTGCAGAGAGCCCTGCCCGGCTGGCTTCTATGGACAAAACTGCAGGAACAAGTAAGGAACCGTTTGAGCCGGACGGAATGCCCTTCTTGTAATGAAAGACTCTTACTGGCAAATCTTTTTGTAGTCGTCGTTTAATCGGAATAAAATCGGAAAATAAAAATCGACCCAAATCCAAGAGCAATAGACTAGAATAGTGAAGTGGCATTTTCCTACATTGTGAGGTGTATCCGATTTAACAACATAAAGACCTGAAACGTAGCAATAAAAAGACCAATATAAACCCCCAAAAAAGTTTGAGTTTGAATTCATTTAAGTGCAGCATTTTGTGTTCTCCTCGCTAAGAGCTTTTATAAGATGCCTCAATTGTACACTACATAAAAACACAGCCTTGAGCGGTGTCAAGTGgtttatattatttaaaaagagTTAAGCCGTCCAATTAAAGTTGAGTGCACAGTGACGACGGCAGCACCGATGAGAACAAAACCATTTCCGCATCCTAAAAAGCATCAGCTAAATCGCATGCGCCAGGAGGTCGTAATAAAAAGGAGCTCGTACTGGCAGTAGCAAAGTAAAACGCAAAACAGACTTTAGTAATGAAAAGAACAATCCGAAAAATTAGATGGAACCCAAATTCCGTTAAGTACATGGTGGCAACAGCCAAGAGGCTAAATCAAGTGCAGGGAACGTTCCGTTGTACAGATGCTAAACGTTTGCGCACCTTATGCGCCGTACTTTTATAGTTTCAGTAAGATGTGAAGATATACGGCGCAGCTGATAACCCTTAAAACAGACTTAATGGGGCTGATTTGGGAATGGGTGTTTGCATTATCCCCTAACCGTTAAAAAAAGCCATTTCGGCCTTAAGTGATTTACCTTTCATGGACTGCGCACCAAGTACCATTCAGACGCTATAAACCCAAAAAGAATCAAGTTACAATTCAATGTTATTCGTCTCATTAAACCATCATCGGCGCAACGCGGCTTTAAATCAACCTTGTGGCCATCTGCTTCATTATAACTGGCTCGCAATTTGAGAAATTCCAACTCATTGTTCCTCAGGTGCGGCCACTGCAAAGGCCAGCAGCCGTGTAAGGTGACGGAGGGACGCTGCGTCACGTGCGAGAGAGGCTGGAACGGAACACGCTGCGACCAGGTCTGCTCCAAAGGCTACTTTGGAGAAAACTGCCAGGAAGTGTGTCCCGTCTGTAAGGACGGCCATCACTGTGATCACGTTCAGGGCAAGTGCTCGCACTGTAACCCCGGCTGGATTGGGGACAGGTAGGAAGGCATTTCTCCCCTCCCTCGAATATGCGAACAGCAGGCGTCGAAACCTTTGATTATATCGAGAATCAACCCGCTGGGCGGAAAGACGGTGGAGATAGGGGTGCAACCGGACTCGTGACTGCATTTCAAGGGAATAATGGAAGGAGCTGCTTCGATTGGCTAAAATTGAAGTCAGCTCTGACCACTCCCACAGCGGCGCAGCCCTCCCTCTTACGGTTTGAAATGAACGACATTGAGTCCGAAATTGATATTCCCCAAAAATTTCAGCGCAGCTCCTGAAGCCAATGAAAAGGAGTCAATACAAGggggaatcttgaatcttggaaCGATCGACACGTCCGCCAGATAGAAAATCCGCTAAAGTTTAAACACGGCAGCGACTTTAACTTGTAGCCGCAGTAATAGTAGTGCAGCGAGTGCAATGACGCCCTGCCCTGCGACTCACGCGCTGAGCTTGCTAATGACCACCCTGCTTGCGTTCTTCTTTTGTGTGACAGGTGCGAAGTGCGATGCCCCAACGGCACGTACGGCGACAATTGTGACAACAACTGCAGTCACTGTTTCAATGGAAACTGTCACGGCGTCACTGGAGAGTGCCTATGTGACAGAGGATTTTACGGAACCTAGTAAGTGGCCAGCATCAAAAAGCGTTTTGCCCATTCTTTCAAGGGGTATTTTCATCATAAGCGAGATTGTCGATAGCTTGTCGCTAGCTGTCGCTGGTGACCACCAGGCTGTAAAAGAAAACTCAGTATTCTGTATTCATTATAAAAGACGTCATTAACAAAAGAATAAACAATGTCACAGGTGAGCCACTTCATTTTCTGCTTTTCagacagaaaagaaaagaaaagaaatccaCCGCAGCTGTTTCCCTGCTGATGTCATTAAAAAGTGCTTGAATTTGCTCTCGTTGTCCAAAAAGTGAGTGTTAAACAACGCTTGTGTTCCAGCTGCAATATGACGTGTCAACCTGGACAATATGGAGTCAACTGCAACCAAAGCTGCTCTTGCCACGACAAGAACTGCGACCCCGTTTCTGGTGCCTGCTATCTCCGTAAGAAAATAGCATTGCTTTCCGATTTGCCCTCAAACGTGTGTGTGCTTATGTGATTGAgacgaaaaaaatgttttcttcagATGTTCAAAACTCCATAAGCCCCCTCCATCTGAACTGACTCTTAAGTGACTAACATTTGGCTGTACACGCAGTCCCAACAAACAACTTCTGCAGCCTGTAGTGGGAGACTTTACACAGCAAAGTCCTTGATAGCTTTTCCAGACTGGTGTCGCGGTgcgctgcgttttttttttggcaccttTCCCGTCCAGTCAGAGCAATAGGAAGGAAGGGGATGGAGAAAAAGGGAGAAGAAGGATGAGTGGACTGTGATGGCAGCAGCCAGGGAGGAGACATTGTTGAAAAGGGCTCAAGTGTCGCAATGGCAAGCTAGCTAGCGGTGATCAAGTCAGACCTTGTGATGGCCTCAAGCatcttcctgtcctttattcccCGACTGTGAATAACTAGCAGTGACCACACGCCACAACAATTCATCTTGTTTTTATGGGACCTGTAAAAGCCCGAGGGACAGCACAAGTTACCTATTAAAGCCGCTATATGGAACTTGATCGCAAGCCACGCTAGCTTTGTACTAGCATCTCGGCCGTTACCGTGGCCCTGCAAATCAGTGACTTGAGCTTAGCGTCCAGTGCGTACGCTCATTCGGCAATTAAGCAGCAATCAATCGAAAATAAAGATCATCAGCATGCTTTCATGGACGGCCACAGAGATCTGAGAATATTTACTGATGAGAggcggaaaaaaaatgtgtacagTTTTTGATCAAAGTAGCAAAACAATCAGTCCATTATCAAAATAATTACCAATTAATCAATTAGTCGTCGATTAATGGAATAAGTGTTGCACCTCTGCTGTAATTTGCAACGCctgttcaaatatttgcaaAAAGATCAGTCGATATTAATATGTTTTGCGGATGTTGGAGGAAGCCGAAGTACAATCTGGCCCAAGGGAGTGACACGGGTGATGTGTTTTCACTGGATGGTTTTTAATTTAggctttccattttttttcctgcaccgCACGATCCCGAAGTCATCgcgtctccttttttttctttttttcgcaGAGCCTAACCAACGGATGGGCGTGATCGCGGCCGGGACACTCGTCTCCTTTTTGCTGATCGTCCTGTTGTCCctgctgtgctgctgctgcctttGTCGACACAAAGATGACCACAAGTGAGTGACGCATAGGTGTCGGTTGCTCAAGTTTGATTCCCAGTTGTCTcttatgaaacaaaaaaaaaaaaaaaaaagggatgtgggATTGTTATTGTCTCACCAGGTGGCATCTTATGAGGGGCTAAATTCATGTAAAGTGCAATTGAAGTGTTTTACGTGTTGATAATGCTGCATAAGGAGCAATGTGAGCAAGCCTCAACGCAGGGGCCAAGTCCAATAAACCTTCTTTTAAATGATTCATTTAGATTTCCATGCTGTCATCCTAGCTCAGATCTAACCCAGACAACTCTTCCAACAGCAAAAAAGCCAAGCGGATCCTGTGCGGGCGATTTAGCCGAATCAGCACTAAACTTCCCCGTATTCCACTGAGGAGACAGAAACTGCCAAAAGTAGATGGTAAGCCCCAAAACTTTTGTTCACATCCCACACTGAGCAGCCAGACATTgtctgtctttttctttttcttttttcaactaTGCTttctggtgcaaaaaaaaaaaagaaaatcacatctTTTGAATCCTTTTACTTTATTCCAAACGTCAAACTTCAACAGTGGCACGTTTTATTTTTAGTCCTTTCTAGGGTgtgggaatatatatatatataaattatatataatataatatatttatttatttatttatttatttatttatttatttatttatttatttataaattccCTGACCTACATTTGCTACGGCAAAAAGTCCGAGTGATGAAAGAGTTAAAAGTGGATGACCTAGTTTCTTTTCCACGTCTGAGCAGCATGCGCTTCCTAAGTGATCCAGCTGATTATTTAAGCTCCAGTCTGACTCCATTGTGACCTTGTTCTGCGCCGAGACAGGCATGTCTTTGTCATCACATTGTTGGATATCAAAAGCGCTTGTTTGGAGAGGAACGAGTCTCTACCATAAAAGTCAGGAAAAGGAGAAAACCCAGTCCCTCTTTTTTTAACAGAAAAATGCTATGTAGCGTTTACAGCGCCATTAAAGAAATATGCGGAGCCTTTATGAATGTTTCCAaacgcaaagattttttttttttttttttaaaggctttaTTATACTTGCTGGTTTGTCCTATGCATCATTTTGGGCCACAGAAACTTGGCTGCCAGCCTTTAGAAACTCTCGACTGAGGCTTCGCAgtccttcacacacacattccggagggggcccgacggggctggaaacaggaagtggtcaAATTTACCCCAGCCCGTGTCAGAGCTGTGATTTATCCCCGCCAGGGCCAGTGGCAACAGATGTGGCAATGTAGAATGAAAAAGGAATGGGGCGGGAGGAGGGGCGACGTTTGCTTACTTGCAAGGGGAACACTCGAGTGTGTCACCGAGCCCCCTCCTGGCATCGCTAAACACGTCGGCTTTACTTTTTGGCATGCCGCTAGAAGCATATTTACCCCACGCCCTCCCTCCACTTTCACGTCGGCCGAGCATTCCTCGCATCCTTTAGcgtccaaatgtttcctcacggaTGAGTGCTTGAGTAGAGCGccaccccattttttttttttttttttttgattcccCCTGCAGCTGGATTAATCCCAGGACACTTGACCGGGATTGCAGATGTGTGCATTTGTAGCAACATTCCACTTCCACTTTGGCCCCTTAATTGGCCTATAAAGTGAGCTGCAAACATTCTCACACCCTTAAGACGTGCTCCCTCTGAAAAACATTGCTCTGGTTCAACTCATGTTGTTTCGCATTTGAAAACTAAATACTATGTAAATATTTAGCTCTAAAATCAGCAGTTCCcaaatattttggaaaaaaacatgtttgtgttTCTTTACCGTTACGACATGTCCCTATTTGCATAGCCCGGCATTAAATTCTAGCTTTTTCTTTCAAATGGAGCCCTTTCCCTCATTGAGCAACTGTGCAGCTGCGACGTGTCAGTAATGCCTTTTAGTGTGGACAAGGATCTCAACGGCGTCCAGTCTGCAGAATAATCCGTCCCTCAGGACCCTCGAGGCTTATTTTCAAGAGCGCCATGCATAGTGGATCACGTTGCAAATTGTCCATGTGTTGTCTTGTTGACGAGCGTAACTGCAGTGCTTGCATAGAGGAGCTGCTCTGCATTCCTTAGTTCCTGCGGATGGGCTATCGTTCGAACAAGGAATGTCTCACATTCAGTCCCCTTAGCTCACAAATGAGGACACACAAAGTCTCTGCAACGCAAGCAAACGACACATTTGACATGCTTGTGTTGGATTAAGGCTGGAAAGgaaaaataatgattttttttgtgggaaaACAATGAAGTGAATGTGGCTCTCCACAAAGACATCTTCTTAACAACCCTGACAAATCTGATCGATTAAAAAAGTATTAATAGAGGCTACAAAATCACGATGAGAGGTGCTAGTCATTTGTTAGCTAACAAGCTAACACCCCTCCACGGCTCCTATTGGCCGGCAAATGAGCAGCAGGCTCGTCGTCCGTGGCGTCACCTCATGTCTTGGGAATTTAAATAACACCACCAAGCTGGGCTGTGAATTGAGGCATACAGGGAAGATGCATTTCGAACATAGACATTTCTGCCTCTACATAATGTAAAGGCAGAAATGGGACACGTATTCAATAAATAGTACTACCATAATACTCTGAACTTCAGAGGCGTATCTTTCCTGAAAGTTGAAGTCAAAAGTCAGAAATGTATGACCTCACAGTGGTTTGGCTTCATAAATCCCATTGTGGACACATAGTGCGtagtaacaataaaaaaaatcacatctgtGTATGATGCTTCCTTCAAAGGATCAATATATTCTTTGTAGTCTGTTACAATTTGGAAGTTGTTGTGAGAGTTCGACAAGTGTTGTATTTGTGTCATTGGTGGTGCTTAGCTACATTTCAGTTTTGCTGCCGTCTCCAAAGCAGTTGATCCGTAGTCATCCGCCAACTTACTGATGATGGCATGTGGCATCAATCACCatttaccccaaaaaaaaaaaaaattctgaaaatcACACCCACTCTGTTAACTGACATGTAAAACCATTTGCTAGCGCTGGGCAGCCGTTGGGAGAGCAGAGTGTTGTTCTTGTAACGTGGTACAATAGCCTCTCGCTGACCCCTGAGCTTCTGCGTTTGCTTTGTGTTGTCAGTAGCCCACCACGACCCCGAGCACAATTTCAACTGCAGCTTCATCGAGCCCCCCTCTGTAGCCGAGCAGCCCTCCCCTTCCTCCTGGTCCTCCCAGGAGTCCTTCTCCTCCTTTGAGAGCGGTGACGAGGGCCCGGTTTACTGCGTGCCCCATGAAGGTGAGTCATCGGCAggaataaataaacacattgcTTATCTGCACTGACGCACATGTATACATGCTTAATGTGTTGTTGGCATGAGAAGTGCCTCCCCccactcacacatgcacaagGTTTGTGAAGATCCCCCGATGCGGTGACTCATTCACTTCTGCAAATCTCATTATGTGAGCCGTGCCTCTCATCATGTGCCATCGGTGTCTTACtttgagagggagagagagagagagagagaagtctaaACAGGAAACGGTATGGTCAAGTCAGCATGTGGCTGGAATCCAAAGAGAACTTCTTGATGTTGGGCAAAGAAAAAAGATTTCCATCACTTTCCATGCAGGAAGTGCtggatttgttggattttgcacGCTCAAGTTTCCTTATTCTTTCCAACATAAAGGGTTTATGAGGAATTAGAAGACTGATCATATCTGACGGGTCAAATCTCTCTCTTCCCATTCTCACGTATGTCTGCACGTCAAGAAGTCATTGCTGACAAAAGGAAAATCTTAAAACGGGATCCACCGAAGCCAAATAAAAGACTTGGGTCCCCCTCCAGAACCAGAAACTGCTATTTTATTATTTGGAAGCCCTTGAAAAAATATCCCGTTTGGGCCCCAGCACTTGAAAaactattttcatttatttccgcCTTACCAAGGAAAAATGCGTACAATCCTGCTAAGGCTATGACATCATAAACATTGAGCTGCCTGATTATCATTTTGATAAGCCTTTTCATTTGCATTTGGTGAGATGTTATCCCTTTCGAAATGACACTCCTTTAAAAGAGCGCATCGGAATCACACATTGGCATCTCAAGAGAGCAGAGTCACCACTCAGGAACGTTTCCAGTGACCCTATTAACCAGCATCACCTGACTAAATAATGTATTTGACGTATGTCAATGTGCCACAGAATCGGTGAACGAAAGCAAGGAGAAGCACAGTCCGGAAAGCGAGAAGCCTGAAGCCGCCCCCGCTGATGAGGATGCAGGAGAGTacacctccctgaaggacaccgGTGTCATGAAAGCGGAGGGCGGCGATCCACCCACCGTAAAGTCCTCAGACAGCGAAGGTTCCACCAGCGGTTCCGAGTACGCGGCCGCCACCCTTTACGCCCGTATCGCCCGTCTCTCCAAACAGTCCAAAGAGGATGACAACAGCGGCAAAGATGGGGACTTAGCGAACCCAGAGTACAAGCGCAACggaaagccgccgccgccgtcaccCGGTCGGCCCAAACCCCGGCCGCCGGACCCTTCGACCAAGCCGAAGGTATCGTGGATCCACGGAAGCACTCCCCAGCCGGACCAGCAAGGACAGGGGGCCACCAAAGCACTTTCCGTTCCGAAAGAGAAAAAGCGTAGCTCCAGTGACGTCTCCGCCAAGAGCGAGAAGAGCAACGATCAGCAAAGGAAGAAGGAGGGTGACACCAACAGCTCACCCAGTAAACACAAACCTCTGCGAGGCAAGAAGTCTGGGGATGGCCACAGCAGTCCCAGtcacatggagcacatcaacggCGTGGTTCAGAACGCCCTCAGGAAGATCAGTCATTTCCACAGCCCTTCGTCCGACAAGAAGAGCGCCGATACGTCCAAAGAGACCCCTAAGGAACCCCCTAAGAGCCCCAAGGTCATCCATCCCCACATGAACTCTGAGGCCGCCACACTCCTGGCTGCTCAGCTCAAGGAGAAAACCCAAAGCATCAACAGGAACGAGGGGACGGGCCTGACCAAGACCAACGGACTATCCACGCCCAAGGGAACCCGGGAGAGGCCCACACCTCCGCAGAAAGCCAAGAGGACCCCTTCCACCGGCTTG
This portion of the Syngnathus scovelli strain Florida chromosome 3, RoL_Ssco_1.2, whole genome shotgun sequence genome encodes:
- the scarf2 gene encoding scavenger receptor class F member 2 isoform X1 — its product is MEVKNFFAFVAVVCLVFSFAEGQKLRPKGRNVCKVAGSPGLVCCSGWAQLGDECLKPLCQGNFTCKENEVCVRPNECRCRHGYFGASCDTKCPAQFWGPDCKGKCNCHPNGQCDDLTGKCTCNHNRWGPNCENSCMCQKGKCDQDTGFCTCHPGVWGPQCNNNCYCSVNSMCDPMTGRCLCSPGWTGRNCAIQCNCNNSPCDQFTQRCQCRERMWGPRCERYCQCVHGKCNPADGSCTCTPGYRGKFCREPCPAGFYGQNCRNKCGHCKGQQPCKVTEGRCVTCERGWNGTRCDQVCSKGYFGENCQEVCPVCKDGHHCDHVQGKCSHCNPGWIGDRCEVRCPNGTYGDNCDNNCSHCFNGNCHGVTGECLCDRGFYGTYCNMTCQPGQYGVNCNQSCSCHDKNCDPVSGACYLQPNQRMGVIAAGTLVSFLLIVLLSLLCCCCLCRHKDDHNKKAKRILCGRFSRISTKLPRIPLRRQKLPKVDVAHHDPEHNFNCSFIEPPSVAEQPSPSSWSSQESFSSFESGDEGPVYCVPHEESVNESKEKHSPESEKPEAAPADEDAGEYTSLKDTGVMKAEGGDPPTVKSSDSEGSTSGSEYAAATLYARIARLSKQSKEDDNSGKDGDLANPEYKRNGKPPPPSPGRPKPRPPDPSTKPKVSWIHGSTPQPDQQGQGATKALSVPKEKKRSSSDVSAKSEKSNDQQRKKEGDTNSSPSKHKPLRGKKSGDGHSSPSHMEHINGVVQNALRKISHFHSPSSDKKSADTSKETPKEPPKSPKVIHPHMNSEAATLLAAQLKEKTQSINRNEGTGLTKTNGLSTPKGTRERPTPPQKAKRTPSTGLNQQGATKPLIPTSSSLQKMVAPITTDHGSPEAKSPEKQDLNGSRPGDPSTDATPKKTPIKKPPRKKGKEATLDTAESKTPQQKTAIMPPQIVK
- the scarf2 gene encoding scavenger receptor class F member 2 isoform X2; translation: MEVKNFFAFVAVVCLVFSFAEGQKLRPKGRNVCKVAGSPGLVCCSGWAQLGDECLKPLCQGNFTCKENEVCVRPNECRCRHGYFGASCDTKCPAQFWGPDCKGKCNCHPNGQCDDLTGKCTCNHNRWGPNCENSCMCQKGKCDQDTGFCTCHPGVWGPQCNNNCYCSVNSMCDPMTGRCLCSPGWTGRNCAIQCNCNNSPCDQFTQRCQCRERMWGPRCERYCQCVHGKCNPADGSCTCTPGYRGKFCREPCPAGFYGQNCRNKCGHCKGQQPCKVTEGRCVTCERGWNGTRCDQVCSKGYFGENCQEVCPVCKDGHHCDHVQGKCSHCNPGWIGDRCEVRCPNGTYGDNCDNNCSHCFNGNCHGVTGECLCDRGFYGTYCNMTCQPGQYGVNCNQSCSCHDKNCDPVSGACYLQPNQRMGVIAAGTLVSFLLIVLLSLLCCCCLCRHKDDHNKKAKRILCGRFSRISTKLPRIPLRRQKLPKVDAHHDPEHNFNCSFIEPPSVAEQPSPSSWSSQESFSSFESGDEGPVYCVPHEESVNESKEKHSPESEKPEAAPADEDAGEYTSLKDTGVMKAEGGDPPTVKSSDSEGSTSGSEYAAATLYARIARLSKQSKEDDNSGKDGDLANPEYKRNGKPPPPSPGRPKPRPPDPSTKPKVSWIHGSTPQPDQQGQGATKALSVPKEKKRSSSDVSAKSEKSNDQQRKKEGDTNSSPSKHKPLRGKKSGDGHSSPSHMEHINGVVQNALRKISHFHSPSSDKKSADTSKETPKEPPKSPKVIHPHMNSEAATLLAAQLKEKTQSINRNEGTGLTKTNGLSTPKGTRERPTPPQKAKRTPSTGLNQQGATKPLIPTSSSLQKMVAPITTDHGSPEAKSPEKQDLNGSRPGDPSTDATPKKTPIKKPPRKKGKEATLDTAESKTPQQKTAIMPPQIVK